AGCAAGCGATCCGCCGCCTGGGATACCGGCTGGTGCCAATCGAAACGTCGGCGACTCCCACGATTTGCCGCGTCCCCGGCCCGGACGCGTCGTCTCCTCTGCCATCCATGTCACCGCCGGGCGCCTTCCTGCCGGCGGTCCCTACCATCAATGTGGTCGACGTGGGAGCCATGTTTGCGGGCGACGGAACCGAGCCCTATTCCGCCCTCCGAAACGCCGGTCTGGCCCGCGTGGTAGGCTTCGAGCCGATAGCGGAGGAGTGCGAACGGCTCAATCGCCGTTTCGGTCTGCCTCATCGCTATCTGCAATACGCGATCGGCGACGGAACGGCGCGACGTCTTCACGTATGCACCGAGAGCATGACGTCGTCCCTCTATGAGCCCAACACTGCGCTCCTGTCGGCCTTCGACGGTCTGGAGGCGGCGGTGCGGGTCGTCCGCGAGCTACCGATCGAGACACACCGTCTCGATGACGTGCCGGAAGCGGCAGAGGCCGATTACCTGAAGATTGACGCGCAGGGCGCCGCGCTCGACGTGCTGCGGGGGGCCTCGCGGCTGCTGGCCCGGGCACTGGTGGTGCACACCGAGGTCGAATTCGCTCCTCTCTATCGCGACCAGCCGCTATTCGCGGACGTGGACACGTCTCTCCGTGGTTCCGGCTACGGCCTGTTCACCCTGGACGAGATCCACTCGCGAGTGTACCTCCCTCTTGGAGAGCGAGACGTCCCCTCGTCGCGCCGCTTCCGGCAGG
This Candidatus Methylomirabilota bacterium DNA region includes the following protein-coding sequences:
- a CDS encoding FkbM family methyltransferase, which codes for MLKSLAKQAIRRLGYRLVPIETSATPTICRVPGPDASSPLPSMSPPGAFLPAVPTINVVDVGAMFAGDGTEPYSALRNAGLARVVGFEPIAEECERLNRRFGLPHRYLQYAIGDGTARRLHVCTESMTSSLYEPNTALLSAFDGLEAAVRVVRELPIETHRLDDVPEAAEADYLKIDAQGAALDVLRGASRLLARALVVHTEVEFAPLYRDQPLFADVDTSLRGSGYGLFTLDEIHSRVYLPLGERDVPSSRRFRQALWTDAVYVRHLFELDRLDARELATLFVILHVSYGAIDLCARVLEHLDAKYGTAAVKRYRSEALEVSRASTPAA